One part of the Spirochaetota bacterium genome encodes these proteins:
- a CDS encoding polysaccharide biosynthesis protein, protein MKFAIITNDEHLSSLSHVDPSQLMSTISNTNKNICILDYYPDSNVSSQLIQEGFKIILLSDLIRQASAVTIPNFSDIMNREENPISSVDLTNFYKGKTVFVTGGEGFIGSEIVDNLLRLSIEKVIVYGHGENSASTLCKKYHQDKRFEFILGDIRDKHKLFRSIKNSHPNIVFHAAAHKHVPVLELYPEEAIKTNVIGTVNTIEAAIAASVGHFVLVSTDKAVNPISALGASKRIAEKICLAMDEFVPNMHITTVRFGNVFGSVGSVVPIFLDQIAHNTPLTITDPSMLRYFMSVNEAARLVLLAVTTEEGNLFSFDMGDSISIGKLAQRLVEYIGFKFDIKDVSIIGNRGGEKDAEELTYAFEQILTSKHKKLFALRNTEQSWTQEQVKEVCETLSHVMVHGSCDEILESLQKYIP, encoded by the coding sequence AAGAATATTTGTATTTTGGATTATTATCCAGATTCAAATGTTTCATCACAGTTAATACAAGAGGGTTTTAAAATCATCCTATTGTCTGATTTGATTCGTCAAGCTAGTGCTGTTACTATACCTAATTTTTCTGATATTATGAATAGAGAAGAGAATCCTATTAGCAGTGTAGATCTTACTAATTTTTATAAAGGTAAAACTGTTTTTGTAACTGGAGGAGAAGGTTTTATAGGATCGGAAATCGTGGACAATTTGCTTCGATTATCTATTGAAAAAGTAATTGTTTATGGACATGGAGAAAATAGTGCAAGCACTCTTTGTAAAAAATATCATCAAGACAAACGCTTTGAATTTATTTTGGGAGATATTAGAGATAAGCACAAATTATTCAGAAGTATTAAAAACTCTCATCCTAATATAGTGTTTCATGCAGCGGCACACAAACATGTTCCTGTATTGGAATTATATCCTGAAGAAGCTATAAAAACTAATGTTATCGGTACAGTTAATACTATAGAAGCGGCAATAGCTGCATCTGTAGGACATTTTGTTTTGGTATCGACAGACAAAGCTGTCAATCCTATTTCTGCCTTAGGGGCATCCAAAAGAATTGCTGAAAAAATTTGTCTAGCTATGGATGAGTTTGTTCCAAATATGCATATTACTACTGTTCGTTTTGGAAATGTTTTTGGCTCTGTGGGAAGTGTAGTTCCTATTTTTTTAGATCAAATTGCACATAATACCCCTCTGACTATAACAGATCCATCGATGTTACGTTATTTTATGTCTGTAAATGAAGCTGCTCGATTGGTATTACTTGCCGTAACAACAGAAGAAGGTAATTTATTTTCTTTTGATATGGGTGATTCTATCAGTATAGGCAAATTAGCACAGCGTTTGGTTGAATATATAGGTTTCAAATTTGATATCAAAGATGTTAGTATTATAGGTAATAGAGGTGGCGAAAAAGACGCAGAAGAATTAACATATGCTTTTGAACAGATTCTTACCTCCAAGCATAAAAAATTATTCGCCCTTCGAAATACAGAGCAATCTTGGACTCAAGAGCAAGTGAAAGAGGTTTGTGAAACCCTTTCTCATGTTATGGTTCATGGATCTTGTGATGAGATTTTAGAATCATTACAAAAATACATTCCTTAA